One window from the genome of Zymoseptoria tritici IPO323 chromosome 11, whole genome shotgun sequence encodes:
- the MgMLG3 gene encoding putative endo-beta-1,3(4)-glucanase (Endo-Beta-1,3(4)-glucanase/Mix-Linked Glucanase (Signal P secreted)): AGYTLQKSYTAPTFFDAFNFFTGPDPTHGHVIYTDRAHAATSNYVAFHTRPASKDTTAYIGVNTTPLAPNGRESVRLIGKDAFNAGSMIVFDVRHIPVQWGVWPAIWLLGKDGTWPQTGESDVLEYVHRGQHNAMTLHTAPGCSVSNSSSNPKDGVFSGNLVHADCNTDDATTGCSISAPRDFRIATAGDAFNKQGGGVYVHDWTADGISVYLFPRNALPADLVAGKPDSSTWKQKPLARFAGSGCDFEERFKNMNIIINIDFCGDWAGRDKVWQESGAQKATGAATCKEYVANNGGDFKESFFEIGGIQVY; encoded by the coding sequence gcCGGCTACACCCTCCAAAAGTCCTACACCGCCCCAACGTTCTTCGACGCCTTCAACTTCTTCACGGGCCCGGATCCGACTCACGGCCACGTAATCTACACCGACCGCGCCCACGCCGCCACCTCCAACTACGTCGCCTTCCACACCCGTCCCGCCTCAAAAGACACCACAGCCTACATCGGCGTCAACACCACCCCTCTCGCCCCCAATGGACGTGAATCCGTGCGTCTCATCGGCAAAGACGCTTTCAACGCGGGCTCCATGATCGTCTTCGACGTGCGCCACATTCCCGTGCAGTGGGGCGTGTGGCCCGCCATCTGGCTGCTCGGGAAAGACGGGACCTGGCCGCAGACGGGGGAGAGTGATGTGCTGGAGTACGTGCATCGTGGGCAGCATAATGCTATGACGTTGCATACCGCTCCGGGGTGTTCGGtttccaactcctcctccaacccaaAGGACGGCGTCTTCTCTGGTAATCTCGTGCATGCCGACTGCAACACTGACGATGCGACGACCGGCTGCTCGATTTCCGCGCCGAGGGACTTCCGTATCGCCACGGCGGGGGATGCGTTTAATAAGCAGGGTGGAGGGGTGTATGTGCACGACTGGACCGCCGATGGGATTAGCGTGTACCTTTTCCCACGCAACGCTCTGCCCGCTGATCTCGTGGCTGGAAAACCGGACTCGTCGACGTGGAAGCAGAAACCTCTTGCGCGGTTCGCTGGTTCGGGATGTGACTTTGAGGAGCGATTCAAGAATATgaacatcatcatcaacatcgacTTTTGCGGAGATTGGGCAGGCAGAGACAAGGTGTGGCAGGAGAGTGGAGCGCAGAAGGCCACTGGCGCGGCGACGTGCAAGGAGTATGTGGCCAACAACGGAGGGGACTTCAAGGAGAGTTTCTTCGAGATTGGAGGGATTCAGGTTTAT